The window TTTGTGGGGAACACTCATGGAAGACATTTGGCTCAGTGTAAAGAGGGGaggcaggttttgctttttttcttccttgggaAGCTacagtatttttgcttttcaaagggCTGGTCATTTATGCAACTCATGAGGAGATAAATAATGTTCTAAGGACATATAGGTTCTTCCTAAAGACATTATAACCCATTGTCCTCCTGTCCTTTTACCTCTTTAATGACAGCAAGCACCTGGTTATCCTTTGCAGCTGTTCTATTGCTGAGGAATTCATTTTGACAGATTTTGGTGTGTCTGTTTCTCTGACCGGTCGTTGACAGAAAGTGGATGGCcacctgctgcagggagccctACGAGTCCAGACGAGGAGCATCCTGGGGCTCCCTTGTGCAGGCACCGCATCCAGCACTGATGGGGACATAGGACTGGATGAGCAGGAGCTGACCCAGGGGCCACCTTTCTTGCAGGGGAAACAAGAGGCAGTCAGGCCTTCAGAGATGATTTGCCTCCCTGTGACTCAGGGGAAGGGTATGGAAAGTGAACCGAGCTTACAGGCAGGACCTTTCAGGGGAAATGCCCAGTTGTGGGAGTGTTTTTTCCCAGGACATGTTGAGTGGCTTGGTACCTCCTGGCTCCTGCTAAACCATCTTCAAGTCCAGGAAGGCAGCACAGTACCTCCCAGAGCGGTTTCATATACTCGCTTGCCtatttgaaaggaaagcagaTTGCTCCCTGGAAGCATCCTGGAGGGAGCTTGGCACTGTGGGCAGCAAGGCTGACACCCACCCAAGAAGGGAAGGGGGCTGCCTTTCCCTTCAGCGGGGCATCAGCACGTTAACAAGGTGTTTTCGGGGGCTCTGCCTTGCGACTCTGCAAATAACAGATAGGCTTTGAAATGCCTCCAAGGGAAACTGCTGCAAAATTTATGTAGGCAGAAGGTAATTACCAAGAATAGACTTTGGCTAAGGTGCCGGCTGACACTTTGTGAGGGAGTGTACTGCAGAACCTTAAATAACCACATGCAGCCGCCGCTTCCGTGACTTCACATTTTAGCTGAAATACTAATCTCCATCATCAGAGCGGGCCGCAGCACCAGAGAGGACCGATAAGCCACTTGTCAGCAACTGCAGTCAGCAGCTCTGCGCTGTGCACATCATCCTCCCCTTCTCCAAAAGAGTACCTCCAGCAGCTCTTACCAACCTGAAAGATTAATCttaccttccttttttcctttttctaggttttcatcttcttccgcattctcttctcttccctctcttctcctctcctctcctctcctctcctctcctctcctctcctctcctctcctctcccacttttcagtattcattttcttctgtatcatttttttttctgtatcagtTTTCACCTCCCATACAGATAGTTTCCTCACTCTCCCTCTTTCCTtaaaggtttgggtttggtttttttaaacatttttttgtcttcctccaAATCCTCTCCATTGTGCTTTCCCTGAGTTCCCTCCCTATCTTTCATTCTCCCTTGCAACTGCTTAGCTGCTTCTGGCATTTGATTaaacattttgctgtttctcatcCTTCACAAAGCTGCTGAGGACAAGGTCTGGGGTCGCAGGTGTCCTCCTGACTGTGGTCTGCATTCCAGCATTGCTTCCATCCTCAGAAGATTCCAAGCTCCATTTTCCATTTGGGAGAGTGACCATAGGTTGATTTTTTAAGCCATGGGAGCTTATGCAATTATAATGGCAGCTAAAGACTTAATTGTACGTACCATATTTCCTGTGATACTGGGTCTAGAAATACTCATGAGTTGTTGTGATcctgaggcaagaggaaaaatgttGGAAAGTGTTTTAGTTATAAATTGCTTTTGGTAGGTTCTAGCcaataaatacaaaagcaaaaggatattttcaccattttcttGCCATAACATTCCTGACAATTCACTAATGGATCCCCTCTCCACTATGCTTCACCTCCCTCCAGTAATTTGTTCCTCTTTCTGGGGAAATCTGTCTCATTAATATTTCTAGATACAAGCTtacctgtattttttccagcactACTGCAATGTTGGGTAACCTTAAGTAATTACTTCTCTTTGATGTGGTTTTATGTAAAAGAAATACTAATTCTGTTATTTATTGTTGAAATGAGCAAACTCATTAATATTTAGTAGTGCTTCTAAACACATATCTCCTCTTGCCTTTCAACATTTTGGCCACTGCTCAGTTTTCCTCATGTTATCGCTACCTTCACACTAGCTGAAACACCCAGAACCATAATTAATCTGACAGAGGGAGATGTCTAGTACTACATGCCTGTGATGTGATACCTCCAGCCATGCACCTCAAAATGATACTGGCTCTGCTTCCACCATATCATATTGACAGTTCACACCTCACTTGTTGTTCAGCTGATATCATATGAAAGTCTTTTTCCACCTGAATGCTATACTGCTCTTCAAGTTTCTGTGTCTGACTGAATGTCTGCACTGGGGTTAGTTCTGCCTAGATACAGCCATGTGCACTTGTACTGAGTGGATCTCCATTGAATAATTCTGCTGCATCCTTAAAATatccacattattttttaatctttaagtCAACATGAACTGTAGCTCTATTCATCACCCACTTCTCATTCTGTTAGATCAAGGTTTAGGACCTGGTACGCAACACCCGTGACCTCATACAGTCCACAGCTTAATCTTCCTTGTATATAGCCTTATCGACGATTTTTTCCCATGTCAGTATGAAACTGCACTAACTTATGGGCTCAGGTACTATCCTCCAAGCAGGCCTGATGGGTGCAGCTGAGAAAGATCTCAGGTTCTTTCCCAGGAGACTTCCCTAATGCTCATGAACTTGATGCAAAGATCTGGTAGGTTTTCACTCATAGAAACCCAGGACTATGTGTCTGCTTGAAAGCTTCAAACCACATTTATTGTaaattcatggaaaaaaaaaaaaaaagaagaaaccacagGCTGGTAAACTATTACATCTCAATGTGAAGAACTTGTCCAGTGATATGCAATCAGATATTGAAAAGAATATCTAAATAAGCAGCAATTTCTGAATAGAAatctcattaaataaaaaagaaaattatttccatatttaCAGATTACAAGGCAAATGTATCCTTAAAGCATTGTGTTGCATTTAGCgggtttatttctttgaaataaaagagaaatggtTTGAATCTAAGAGTGTACTTTGGAGGCAGCTTGCTACACAGTCTATTTTACCACCAGTGAATGGATGAGTAGCCTTTTCTTGAccactgcagctctctgcttctTCTGTTGTCCAGGCTTTCACCGAAGGGCTTCTGGTACCTCCACCTACaaaaggggggtggggtggggacgGCGTTCATTACATTTGCTGTACAGACTGGATGGCAAAATTCTTACCGGAGCTGCAGACACATTCCCAAGATCCCTGTGCTACGCAGCATCTCCTGTAATAAGCCTGAACCTGGGAAAGTACCCctctttctgtcaaaatcaCAGTCGAATAGGAATCAGTGTGCTTAGAAAAGCCTAATCAGAGGAAAGCCTTCccacaaatgttttcttatgctcatatttctaatattttttttatgattaaaaatatatatgcaataaaattaattgagCTTGTGCTATATCTGAGCCACAATCAGTTACTGAAATATGATCTCTTACTTACCCGCCTTAATTGCTTTATGCTGCTTGCCCGAATTGCTTCCATAAGGTTGTCATGGAGGGACCTTTGTGGGGTGGAGGGACGGGTGGAGGGTCGTGAGCCTTCCTCTGATTTTCTGTCCGAGACTGATTTTAGAgaatctttaatttctttcaagatGCTGTTCtcatgttttttgctttttttgccttttttctttttctgtccattCTGTAAGGCTTTTTTTGAGCTTTCTTGCTCTTTTATGACTTCAGCTATATTCCTGGTTGGTGCCTTCTTCTCTGGAATaactgggggaggaggaggaggaggtggtgggggtggaggaggaggtgggggtgCAGGAGCTGGCGGCTGACTTTTCACTGGCGGTGCTTTCTTAGGGAGCTTTGGTGAGGACCAAGGTGAGCTCTTAGGTGACACATAAGGGGAGGATCGAGGTGTCCCCTTCTGCAAGACTTTGTTCTTTGGATTGATGGCTCCATCACAACCAGACTCTTGTTGCCGCTGCTCCTGCATACGCTTTTGCCTTTGTTTATCCATATTTCTTGTCAGGATACTTGTCATGCTCATTCTTGGGCCAGCAAGGTCAAAGTGGTATCCAAGCTTGACCAGAGTGGTGTTCTCTTTCAACAGTTTAACTATGTCCATTTCCACCTGGCTGCCCATGATGTGCCTTTGATTGTGGAACCGCAGTTCTGTTAGAACCTTGTTGTTCTGCAAAGCTCTCATGATGGCCAGCACTCCTTTGCCTGTGATAAAATTTGACTCAATATTCAGACTAGTTATATGCTGATTTACCTTTAACATACCAGCAATAGCTATTGCAACGTTGTCGTCAGCATGCGTATTAGCCAAGCTGAATGACTTAACCACTGTGTTGTCCCTCAGGGCTTGAGAAAATTGTATAAGCATCTGCGAAGTGATGTTTTCAATGTTGTTCAGATTGACCTCTGTGGTGTCAGGATCATTGTTCCTAACTTTTTCCAAAGCATCCTCAATAACTGTGGGATTTCCACAGGGGTGGATGGCACTGCTTTTTAAGCTCAGATTATCACTGTCTTTTCCCTCATGGCCATTGAGTAAGTTTTCATTGTCCTTTGCGCCGTTACACTTTTTGCGTCTGATGTGGTCAGAACTCCTGCCATCCTCAGGTCGCTCACCAGctgcagcattttgcttttcctcatcctcatcctcatcatcactgtcgtcttcatcttcctcctcctcttcttcttcctcttcatcctcttcaGTATATGCCTCCTCAGACACTTCACTAttgctttctgtgaaatattcTTCCTGAATATCTTCTGAATTGTCTTCTTCTTGCTCAGAGTCCTGAATAGGAATGTAGGTGTGGGTGTTAAACATGATTTCAGTAATGTAGCTACTGCCTTTTTGCACAAAAACGATTATATTGTAACTGTGTATGATAATAttgaaagctaaaaataaatcccCAGAAACAGAGACAGTTAGGAGAACCAAAAATGTTTCAGCACCTAACACCTTTTTAacagtatttctttcattttctttagaagatAAATACTTAGCATAAATTGGGACAGTTTTACTGACGTCAATTATTTTTGCCAAGAGAAAATTTGATACGAGATATTGCAACATGGCCATACTTCATGCTTTCTATGTGTTGGCATGTACACAAGGGAATGATGTTATTTCGATCCTTGCCAGCAGAAACACAAGACATCAGTTTCAGAATGGACATATCTATGGGCAACAAGTTTCTTGATTTCATAAGGATTAGACATCTGTGCCAATGCTCAGACTCCCTTGCATGTGTTAGTACATCTAAAAAGGCTAAAGACTGTCAGGATTTAGAACACAAATAGTGTTTGCACATGTAAACATGCATATCAACATGAATTACAGGATTCATGTTGAAAAGACTCTGGATGCATTGTATAGGCTATACACACTTAGAAGgtatttgtgaagaaaagatTGGGACACATTCCCACAGGTAACAAGTAATCACAAGTCAATAATCCCCAAATGTTTGCCAAGAGCGAAGACTGCTCACCAACAGCTGTCACAGGTCAGTTGCCACACTGTAACTCATTATAACTCGGGGCCTACAGAGTAAACTGACTGTTTTTCTAAACCTCAAGGTTATTTCAGTGTGTGCAGTGGGCACCAAAATGGCAAAGTTGGATCTACTTCTCAAAGCTCCGCCTAGTGCCCTCAGCAGTTGTGGCAGCAGAAGACAATTCTCTGTGCAGGAGCAGTAAAAGGTCTGCACCCCAGGGGGGTCTCACCCTCTGCCTGGAGGACTCCAGAAGCATGGCATGACCAACCTCAAACCTCTTGCCTAAAAAGATCTCCCATGACCTGTTTTGTCTACTGGACAAGTCATAGTGTATgcctttttatttacatttgtagATATTGATAAAATGTTGGATGAAATGTAATTGTTCTGTATGCACTACTTCAGTAATGTTCATATTTTAGTCTTTTACAAAGTGAGTgcactctgcagagacacactgattctgttttgtgtttctgaaaagtGACAGTGTTACTAACATGACAGCCTATTTTTAGAAAACCTGTGCAGCTTTAGGTTTCCTTAATTATCTGGCTCTAAAAATGCAGGGAAAGgttaaaataatagtaatgacAGATTGCACAGTACTGTTTCACAATCTTAAGTGGATTTCTGCGTTGGGACACATGCAAAACAGACAGTAACTGTAATGTTTGCAGAAACGTGACTCTAATGAAACAGGACATCGTTCCTGAGCGTTCAGCACCTGGAGGGCTTGCAGGGTCTGGCCCCATTGCTTCTCCTGTGGATCACGTGCGGGAAGCCCCTTACACTGAGAGATGCCATGCTACATGTAGAAACAGGGCTGTGTTTAAGCCAGGTTTGTTATGGGACTAAGATTTATATCTGTAGCTTCTATACATAATATGCAGacttttaaaagctgcaaaCACCAGATATACAGGAACTCATCTTCATGGCTATGCTTTTATCTGTTTAGAAATATATGCTACAGCCTGCAACACAGCTACAGATGAGCAGAGTTTGGTGCCTCTAATATGCTTGATGACACTAGATTAATTAAACCCAACAACTTGATGTTTTTGTGAGTGGCATTTCTGGAGTCaaaatcatacaatcatagaatcatggaatcattaaggttggaaaagacctctaagatcatcaagtccaactgtcaaaaGGTGAATTTAGTTTCCTGTCACATATATTGTTTGGTGTCATAACAATCTGCATGATAATTTTGAAATCGAGTGCTCTTCTCTTTGTAGATCCATAGAGTCGTGTTTTGTTATTGTGGCAGCATTTCAGTACAGgactgctgcaggcagcctgcaggGAATCCTCTCACTTTGTGGTAGCACCTTGATGAAAAGTTAGGACTAAGATAGTCAATGCAGAGAGATAAGTATCTTTGGAGGGCATGTCACTCATTCGAAAAGGCTATCTGCAGGACGTTTGCCTTCAGGAGGGGCTGATCTCTCACCACTAACTACAGAAGGAGCACAAATAACCATCTTAGATAAGCTGTCTAACTTTCAGATAGTGGAGGAAACGAAGAAAATTGCCTTCAAGAAACTCACACGGAGCTTTCTTACTGCCTTCAGTGGAGAGAGCCTTTGTGCCCTCTGCATCAGCGTGccaacattttcatatttatggatgcatttcagaagtttcttctcAGATCAAAAAGTATAGAGGCTTTTGCTAGCACTTTGAGTTTTAGCCAGTACCCATTGTTAATGCTGTATAGacatggaaaaagtaaaaaaataaaatcctgccATTATATAAGATGCCAAACTAGACCTGTTCAGAGGGTTTTTTGGAACTGTCCAGGTTTCAAGTTCCAGGCTTAGCTGGAAATAAACATTAATCTTGCCATTGCCTCCCTAGGACTTGACAAACAGGGAGTGAAGTCAACATCTGCAAGCTGATACTAATGGTCTGATGACAGCTAGTGGTCTGTACGCTTGCCTGCAAAGACATCACACCACCGTTCACGAGGAGGAGAGAACACTTAAGTGTAAAGAAATCCTGGATATTATTATTGCAGGCTAATTTAAtccaggcatttttttcttaaagacattATTTTATCTAATGTACAAATTGCAGTTACTGCCTTGCAAATGAACCGAGCTCCTGAATCAAGGCTGTTAGAAGTTCTGAGCCCAGTTTCACGATCTTTACCTCTTCTGTATTATTTGCTACTTAAACATGGGAAAACTTGTCCTTTTAAGGAGAGTCGGAGCTTGGTATGAAGTAGcgcttaaaaatcaaaaagctaCTTACATCCTTAAGTCCTcactttgctttgaaattacATGGAATCAGTGTGAAAATAGAAGTTACTTTTCCATAGAGCTCAGTCTCACAAATTGTTTTAGCAAAGGCCTGCGGGATGCCAACACGGACATTAGCTTAGACTGAGAGAGCTCATCACCTGCTAGGACTGAGTCCTTCAGTCCTGCCCAGCTGTACTGCTCATTTGCAGTTCAGGGACCACCttttatcataattttttttattccggGGCATGAATTGCCTAGCAAACACTAttggttgctttttttgggAATACAGATAAATGGTTTGGCTGCTCACTCTACCCCAGGCCACTTCTAAATAACTTACAGCTACCCTCTGACAACAGTTGCCAGAAGACTCCCGAGCGGTGCCAGGGATCCTCAGCAGGAACAAAGCAACATAAGCTGCTGACTGCAATGCAGCTTCCTTCCAGCAAGCATGAAGCCTGGCGTCTGCTTACTCGACTTCTGACAAAACATATAGTCAAAATTATCTTCCTGACGTGCTTCTCAACAAtcagtactgattttttttttttaaaggaaaggaaaagtcaattttttagcttttaaacaaaatcaaaagTCCACATCGCCACCTGGCAATAATTTCTAACATGCcctttaaaatgtattcctATTTTAATCACTAACAATAGTTTTTAcaggattttcttctgttctcaaCTAAACTTTTAAGGTACCTCCAGAGAGCAAAACTTCCCTGAGCTAACACGCAGCACTTTAGCAGACACAGAAGCATGGCTAACAATGTTCTTAAAAATGCTACaagacactgaaagaaaatgaaataagtgAGCAAGATTATGCCAGGGAAGACGAAGCCCAAATATTTCTAGGAAACAGCAAATGCCTCAGTGTCTTACCTTGTCGCACGCACCCAATCTCTCTTTTTCTAAGAGTTTCCTGGTCTCCCTCTCCCAATAGGCCATCAGCGCTTCCCGGCTGAAAGTCCCCGTCGGTGTTTTCTCTGTCAGGCTCTTCTGTCGCTGTCCCACCGGAAGGTTACGGTCGGGCTCTATGTCCTCCAGCTCCCGCTCCAGCTCTTTCAGCTCCTCTTCAGTAAGAGAAGCGAGGAGCTCGTCTTCATCAATGTCTTCATATTTACTGAGCTCTCTTCTGTAGCCAAAGGTAGACATGGTCCCGGTTGGTCAGGCTGGAACAAACCTGAAGTGACTAGGCATTCAAGAAGGCTGAAGCAAGCAAGCTGTGTCTCGTTTGGTCAGCAACTGTTTCCCTGCGTAGCAGAGGCACCCTTTTAAGAGTAATCATCGGGGGCTTACGACAATGCACGAAGGGATGAAAGCATGCTCCGTTTTAAGCATCAGACGTCAGCTAGACATCTGAACAGCAAGAATGTCCCAACACTAGTGTTTGCAGGTCCCTTAAAGAGGGGGATTATTGACACACTGGCCATGGCCATATTTAGAGCAGGCGGCCAGCGGGAGAATACCAGCCTTGCgggcgggggggcagcagcAAATAAAACCCCGGGCACATTTACACCAACCTCATGTCCAAACGGCAGTAGGGAAAGAACAATGAAAACCCATTTAATCCTTAGCTGCCACAGGGACTGGAAATAAAACACCCTCACTGTTGTTCAGCAGACTTCCTCTCATTTTCACGGTTTTCTAGTGGAACCGTGCTGTTATCATGCCAAGGTGTTTGCAGGAGCTTGGGATCAGTGGGAAGGCAGCCCCAGGGGAGGAGGTCGGCATGCTGGGGCCCGCGGGGAGCACGGCTCCCGCAATGTCACGCCTCGCCTGTAACAAATCACACAACTGGATTATTtattaattcctcttttttttttccaagaatgaTTGCAGGGAGAATGAGCTCGACATGTCCATTTGGAGCtcctgtgagattttttttcacgCAGAGTCCCCCAGAGCTCTCGGGGGAACCAGCCCTGGGTGGACAGCAGGACTCCATCTTCATCACTTCTGTCAGCCCCTAGCAAATGAAGGCAGGCCTCTAGTGGCTATTTTAGCTAATGGCTATCGCTTGCTGTAGCTGACTGATGTGCAGCTGGAGAGTGCCCTTcaattcttaattttaaatgtatatctACATTATCATGTCCGCTAATAAACGATATATTATTctgatattatttttcagacagGTATATTCCAATGtaagaaactacagaatgaaaGGTTAAACTTCAcactgggtttttcttttctctgttagcTATGGATGATGGTGAACTAGCAACGTTTTCTGAAACATGCAGGCCAGAAGTATCTGCAAACCTGTGttgtgagagagagagggggagaggaagagagaaagacaaagaaaaggttGGTTTTGGTACAGGAAAGTAGGAACACATCTATAACAACATATATAAACCATATTAAAGATAACAGGTGGTGGGTTTAATTTTAGGTAGTCAAGTCAGTATTTAATGGCAATgtaagtgaaaataatttgaagtatTGTTCTTGTCCAACATAATCTCTTTTTGATTAGTATGGATTGGACACCTGAACTGATATATGATGTTTAGCCAAATTGCTcatttagttttattattatGCATATTGCTTTATTGGCAATGGAGAGAGGAGATTGAGCATGATATTAATAAACagatttaataaagaaattacatttttcctttgatcATTTTTCTATATGAATTTCATGCAGTTTAGCTTGCTCAAGAAGGGGGATGAAAGCTTACAAGCTTAGTCTTCCCTACCACAGGAAATACATTAATAAAGCAGACTAAAGAATATTGTGcaccttaaaataaaataaatatttgcaagtcATTTACATTGACCAAAtctttgcataaaataaaaaggaggaagatgCAAACCAGTTTGGCTTAAGGAGTTAAGAGCGTTACCTTCATGGTATAAGATACTGTGATGGGTCACCTGTGTCTAGAGAAGACAGTGGGTCAATAAAAGTTTGTTCAATATTTCAGCTGCACTTGCAGAAATGATGCTTAGGCCAAATTCTGTAAAATgtgaaacaacaggaaaaaataataagtaccttttttcttttaactttgcaTTGCGAATGCTGACGTTGGCATTAATTAAATGTATATAACAGAACTCcaagcaattttatttcttcagtgtgTCTAGGACAATGTTTCGCTTTTTGTTATCATTGGAGTTAGCCAAAGAAGCAGCAcaataaaattctttttcttatgtGCATTTTTGCAGACCACATTTTCTTGCAAACATTTTTAGATGAAGTTCATTAGAAAATTTGCACTGGACAGAGTTTCTGTTGGAAAATACTGATTGAAACTGAAGTGCTTTTAGAAATGTGCTATATTTTATTAGTACGGTGTTGACATGAACAACATTGATATGTACAATATTAAGAGCAAAAAGatgctgttaaaaatgaaatctattCAAATATACTGTTTCTGAGAAAATTCTGagctttctgtttttccttttttcctcagataCGACAAAATTTGTAGATATCTGAATTTTCCTGGGCTGACAGTCTATAATACAAAGTACAAACATACAGATACCTGAATTGTCTATTTAAAGTTTTCTGTGTATAATTCAGATTCTCCAAACTCAAAGGAACTTCAAAAAAGCAACACATATTAcacactttcaaaataatattccaAAGGAAGATTTAGTCCAGTCCTTGACAGCAACATGATTACCTTCAGTGCTACTCCTTGCTGAGGCACGATACAACACCAGGCCAGTGGTGATGTTtttctatatataaaatatcagTGATGTCCATTCTAGCCATGACATAAGAGAATTTAATGTTACTAAAGATGGACAAGGTATTTTATTGTAAATGTCTCCCCTGAAGCAGGGGAAATTGGCACAGTTAGGTGAGGTTACGAGAAGTTTGGGGCCTTTCTTAATCCTGTGCATGTCACTCATGGTAATTTAGGACCTATTCTTTATATGGAGATGGCCAAGAGTGAAAACCCATGAACACTCTCTAGaacaattttaatgaaactaaTAAGGCTGTAGCACATGGCaaattacacacacaaaaaggatGTTAAAACTGTAAAGCTAAGTACTCATAGGTCAGAAAACGTGGGGATAATATTGGTCCTTGCCTGCTGATGAGCACTGAAACACAGTCCTTAGTTCCATAATTCTGTAATCATACACTTTGAGCCTAGACCCATGAGTCCCCAGGACCTTTACTCTTGTTGAGTGTACAGGAGAGATCATGCACATTTAATAAACAGCCTTTCAGCACTTTGTTTTGCCCCTGTTCTTCAGCATATCAAGACTACCAACAACAGCCCTGTTTGTCCAGTGGCCCTTTCAGGAGACATGAAGGTGTTACTGCCTTCGTGAGGAAGAAGAATGGAGGTACAGAGACCTTAAGACTGAAAGTAACTAGTATTTTGGAGTTCAGGATTCCCTTTTTTGGGGCATTTGGCATTATGTGGCACCCCAGCTGGTCAGGGCTCAGGTCCTGTGGGCACCAGGCACTGCTGAAGCTGCCCACTGCTTCGACAGTTCAGATCACAGGTCCCAGCTTCCGAGAGGAACTCTGCTGCAAAGACGGGAGTGACTGTGTTTTCCTGTTATTAGCATTCCTGCCTGAAACCTTTTGTTCTCGTTCCGGAGTGCCATTTCTCAGGCATTATACATGTTTGGATTTCTgcaaaaaacaagcaaaaaaatagcAGTTTGAGCATCCTGTTATACGTCCCAGGTGAGGTGCTTGATCACACCGTTATAAACGGTTTAGGAAGAGTCCTTGTGCTGGTTAGGTGGCACAGTTAACTGCTTTCCATCACAGGAGTCAGGAGAGCAGAGTGTGAGCCGTATGTCTCGTAGGCGAGGGCAGGCTTATACTGGCTGCGCTGACCACTGTTCAGGATGAATCCTCCAAAGTGCTTCTCCGCCTCCTAACAGAAAACCCAAACTCACTTTCCTAACACCCTGCTGAAATCCTGTATGCAGGGAATAAACCATCTCACATATAGGCCATGAAAAACTCATCACTCGATCAACAGAATTATTAAACGGTTTGTTCCTTTCAGGACCTGGGCTGAGAGAAAATGAGAGCTGGGAGCGGCCATTTTAGAGGAGCAGGATCCACTCTGCCATTGTAGGTACCTGGCACCCAGGTTCCTGGCTTCAAGCTGAACAGAGCCCAGGCCACAGCAGCTAGGTTGCAGTCAAGACTTTCAATCTTTCCTAACCCGGGTGAtctattttctcacttttaaaggaagaaacCCTTCTAAGTGCTTATATgtccttttttcatttccaagcaATCAACTATTTCAAGCAGCAGCCTAGGAAACTTtgttctgcttctcacacaTTTCCAGACTTTGGGCACGCTGGCCCAATTGCTGAAAGGACATGAACAACACTCGAGGGGTGGTACTCACCCCCCAGCTGGGCAAAGCCCACAGTTTAAATTTTGCTGCCACTCGGGTGAGTGCAGGGAAAACAGGCAAGCAAAGAGAGGGCTGCACAACCTTGTCCTCAGGCGCGGGACACAGCCGGCCCCAGGACAGTGGCTATTTCAGTCACAGTTCCTGAGGACAGCCTGTCAGACAGATGCATTGGCTCATACCGAGCTGCAGTCCCACGCTGCAGGAACAGGTCCAATTGCTATAGAGCACATTAAAAACAATGCACCACAGCACGGCTGGGCTTTCCCCATCGCTCTCACTGCTCTTCTGCCACTGCTTTTGCACCCCTTGCTTCTCAATCAACTCGTTCCCTCTTGCCACCCCTTCATGCAGACCCCCAGGTGCC of the Grus americana isolate bGruAme1 chromosome 1, bGruAme1.mat, whole genome shotgun sequence genome contains:
- the LMOD2 gene encoding leiomodin-2 isoform X1 produces the protein MSTFGYRRELSKYEDIDEDELLASLTEEELKELERELEDIEPDRNLPVGQRQKSLTEKTPTGTFSREALMAYWERETRKLLEKERLGACDKDSEQEEDNSEDIQEEYFTESNSEVSEEAYTEEDEEEEEEEEEDEDDSDDEDEDEEKQNAAAGERPEDGRSSDHIRRKKCNGAKDNENLLNGHEGKDSDNLSLKSSAIHPCGNPTVIEDALEKVRNNDPDTTEVNLNNIENITSQMLIQFSQALRDNTVVKSFSLANTHADDNVAIAIAGMLKVNQHITSLNIESNFITGKGVLAIMRALQNNKVLTELRFHNQRHIMGSQVEMDIVKLLKENTTLVKLGYHFDLAGPRMSMTSILTRNMDKQRQKRMQEQRQQESGCDGAINPKNKVLQKGTPRSSPYVSPKSSPWSSPKLPKKAPPVKSQPPAPAPPPPPPPPPPPPPPPPVIPEKKAPTRNIAEVIKEQESSKKALQNGQKKKKGKKSKKHENSILKEIKDSLKSVSDRKSEEGSRPSTRPSTPQRSLHDNLMEAIRASSIKQLRRVSKRSYFSN
- the LMOD2 gene encoding leiomodin-2 isoform X2, coding for MSTFGYRRELSKYEDIDEDELLASLTEEELKELERELEDIEPDRNLPVGQRQKSLTEKTPTGTFSREALMAYWERETRKLLEKERLGACDKDSEQEEDNSEDIQEEYFTESNSEVSEEAYTEEDEEEEEEEEEDEDDSDDEDEDEEKQNAAAGERPEDGRSSDHIRRKKCNGAKDNENLLNGHEGKDSDNLSLKSSAIHPCGNPTVIEDALEKVRNNDPDTTEVNLNNIENITSQMLIQFSQALRDNTVVKSFSLANTHADDNVAIAIAGMLKVNQHITSLNIESNFITGKGVLAIMRALQNNKVLTELRFHNQRHIMGSQVEMDIVKLLKENTTLVKLGYHFDLAGPRMSMTSILTRNMDKQRQKRMQEQRQQESGCDGAINPKNKVLQKGTPRSSPYVSPKSSPWSSPKLPKKAPPVKSQPPAPAPPPPPPPPPPPPPPPPVIPEKKAPTRNIAEVIKEQESSKKALQNGQKKKKGKKSKKHENSILKEIKDSLKSVSDRKSEEGSRPSTRPSTPQRSLHDNLMEAIRASSIKQLRRVEVPEALR